One window of the Gemmatimonadota bacterium genome contains the following:
- a CDS encoding sulfite exporter TauE/SafE family protein — translation MSPTALVLSLLVGAVAGMASGLLGIGGGLLMVPFLYFLMGSSGWSGLAIPLESQAALAHATSLAVIVPTALSGLIAFRRMGLVPWSTVLPLGGAAAVAALLGARVAIVLPTPTLKAGFGLFLLISGIRLLRTQPLPGAAAGGGESLGRTRAVAGGGAVGFLSALLGVGGGVIAIPILLHWGKLELRRVVPASIAIILFAAPAGVLSYALADASTAGLPASAIGYVHLTAALAMIPGAAAFAPLGARWNQRLGARIRPLFAILLLLAGTQLVWANGTRIFGGP, via the coding sequence GTGAGTCCTACGGCCCTCGTCCTTTCCCTCCTCGTCGGGGCCGTCGCGGGGATGGCGTCCGGGTTACTCGGGATCGGGGGAGGGCTCCTCATGGTCCCTTTCCTCTATTTCCTCATGGGATCGAGCGGATGGAGCGGGCTGGCCATCCCCCTCGAGTCGCAGGCGGCCCTCGCGCACGCCACTTCCCTGGCGGTCATCGTACCGACCGCGCTTTCGGGACTCATCGCGTTCCGGAGGATGGGTCTCGTTCCCTGGTCCACCGTGCTTCCGCTCGGAGGCGCGGCGGCAGTCGCGGCACTTCTGGGGGCCCGGGTCGCCATCGTCCTTCCGACCCCAACCCTCAAAGCCGGATTCGGACTTTTCCTCCTCATCTCGGGGATTCGACTCCTCAGAACCCAACCGCTTCCAGGCGCGGCCGCGGGAGGAGGCGAGTCGCTCGGGCGGACGCGCGCGGTCGCGGGAGGGGGCGCGGTCGGCTTCCTCTCGGCTCTACTGGGCGTGGGAGGCGGAGTCATCGCCATCCCCATCTTGCTCCACTGGGGGAAGCTGGAGCTCCGTCGCGTGGTTCCGGCTTCCATCGCGATCATCCTCTTCGCGGCCCCCGCCGGAGTCCTCTCCTACGCACTCGCCGACGCCTCCACCGCTGGACTTCCGGCTTCCGCGATCGGCTACGTCCACCTGACGGCGGCGCTGGCGATGATCCCCGGGGCCGCCGCCTTCGCGCCGCTCGGGGCCCGCTGGAACCAGCGACTCGGCGCCCGTATCCGTCCCCTCTTCGCGATCCTTCTCCTCCTGGCCGGCACCCAGCTCGTCTGGGCGAACGGGACTCGGATTTTCGGCGGACCATAG
- the tmk gene encoding dTMP kinase yields MSRADAQRGMPGGARPPHRGEGAELTGRGLFLALEGVEGAGKTTQLRLLGEWMASRELPHTLAREPGGTPVGEAIRRVLLDSGALDVPPRTELLLMLAARSAFVRGVVRPALERGEVMVSDRFELSTFAYQGGGRGLDREEIRALNRFATEGVRPDLTLLFDLPVAAGIARQRESGKTRDRIEREAGDFQERVRAAYLQMAEADPSVIVVDAASSPGAVHERVRELLAARFPEPFAPSRG; encoded by the coding sequence GTGAGCCGTGCGGATGCGCAGCGGGGCATGCCCGGCGGCGCGCGGCCGCCGCACCGTGGTGAGGGGGCGGAGTTGACTGGACGGGGCCTCTTTCTCGCGCTCGAAGGCGTCGAGGGAGCGGGGAAGACGACGCAGCTCCGACTTCTCGGCGAGTGGATGGCTTCCCGTGAGCTCCCGCACACCCTCGCGCGGGAGCCGGGAGGAACCCCCGTGGGAGAGGCGATCCGCCGCGTCCTCCTCGACTCGGGCGCGTTGGATGTCCCGCCCCGGACGGAGCTTCTTCTGATGCTGGCGGCACGGTCCGCATTCGTCCGGGGCGTCGTGCGCCCGGCGCTGGAGAGGGGGGAAGTGATGGTCTCGGACCGCTTCGAGCTTTCCACTTTCGCCTACCAGGGAGGCGGCCGGGGGCTGGACCGTGAAGAGATCCGTGCGCTGAACCGGTTCGCGACGGAGGGGGTGCGACCGGACCTCACCCTCCTCTTCGACCTCCCCGTGGCCGCGGGGATCGCTCGGCAGCGCGAGTCGGGGAAAACCCGTGACCGGATCGAGCGGGAAGCCGGGGACTTCCAGGAGAGGGTGCGCGCCGCCTATCTGCAGATGGCCGAAGCGGATCCATCCGTGATCGTCGTGGATGCCGCTTCCTCCCCGGGGGCCGTGCATGAACGGGTTCGTGAACTGCTTGCGGCCCGCTTTCCGGAACCCTTCGCCCCTTCCCGGGGTTGA
- the obgE gene encoding GTPase ObgE: MFVDLATIKVEGGTGGSGADAFRRESGVPRGGPSGGDGGHGGSVVLLCDPQLSTLLDFRYRAEYRAPRGAHGMGSNKSGESGDDLELKVPPGTIVRDAESGATLGELVHEGQRMVVAKGGRGGRGNARFATATRQAPHHWEPGEEGERRTIELTLKLIADVGLVGEPNAGKSTFLSSVSAARPKVADYPFTTLTPQLGVVELADYRSFVVADIPGIIDGAHEGKGLGHRFLRHIERTRALALLVPVDDPDPQGCYARLREELARYSPALASRPHCVLLTKRDLLGPDEKAPPLEAPDAWGQFPVSSVTGEGIAPVLETLWSQTRGPGALPDPTDDVGPAAGAPPVVESSAPGEESAEESWWRSVDREI; this comes from the coding sequence ATGTTCGTAGATCTGGCGACGATCAAGGTCGAAGGGGGCACCGGGGGCTCGGGGGCCGATGCCTTCCGGAGAGAGTCCGGAGTGCCTCGGGGGGGCCCTTCCGGTGGAGATGGAGGCCACGGCGGAAGCGTCGTGCTTCTCTGCGATCCCCAACTCTCCACGCTCCTCGACTTCCGGTATCGCGCCGAATACCGGGCGCCCCGGGGCGCGCATGGAATGGGAAGCAACAAGTCGGGCGAGAGTGGCGACGACCTCGAGCTGAAGGTTCCTCCGGGGACCATCGTGCGCGACGCGGAGTCCGGTGCGACGCTGGGCGAGCTCGTGCATGAGGGTCAACGGATGGTCGTCGCGAAGGGGGGGCGGGGGGGGCGGGGAAACGCGCGCTTCGCGACCGCGACGCGTCAGGCGCCGCACCACTGGGAGCCGGGAGAGGAGGGAGAGCGCCGGACGATCGAGCTCACCCTCAAGCTGATCGCCGACGTCGGGCTCGTCGGTGAGCCCAACGCGGGGAAGTCCACCTTCCTGTCATCGGTCTCGGCGGCGCGCCCGAAGGTTGCGGACTATCCCTTCACGACCCTGACGCCCCAGCTCGGGGTCGTGGAGCTTGCTGACTATCGCTCGTTCGTCGTGGCCGACATCCCCGGGATCATCGACGGGGCGCACGAAGGGAAGGGGCTCGGCCACCGCTTTCTCAGGCACATCGAGCGCACGCGCGCCCTGGCTCTCCTCGTCCCCGTGGACGACCCGGATCCGCAAGGGTGTTACGCGCGCCTCCGGGAGGAGTTGGCGCGTTATTCCCCCGCCCTCGCGAGTCGCCCGCATTGCGTCCTCCTCACGAAGCGGGATCTGCTCGGTCCGGACGAAAAGGCGCCGCCCCTGGAGGCGCCGGACGCATGGGGCCAATTCCCGGTTTCCTCGGTCACGGGGGAGGGGATCGCTCCGGTCCTGGAGACGCTCTGGTCTCAAACCCGCGGTCCAGGGGCCCTTCCGGATCCGACCGACGATGTCGGTCCCGCCGCGGGGGCTCCCCCGGTCGTCGAATCGAGTGCGCCGGGTGAGGAGTCCGCTGAGGAGTCGTGGTGGAGGTCGGTGGACCGCGAGATCTGA
- a CDS encoding S41 family peptidase, producing MRPPRALFGPGLVLLLTLVTGGWFLRQGVAQDQSAADARLFQEVVEHIANQYVDPVDRNALYENAINGILTELGDPNTALMTGETFENFRLQTEGDYGGVGLEISDRDDFITVVSPLPSTPGARAGIRAGDEIVEVDGASTRDWPVQQAVQLLRGRPGTDVEVRIVRQGADDPIDFTITRERIQLFAVPFATLLEGTIGYVPLGLFSESSTAEVRAAADSLRSAGATSLILDLRGNPGGILDQGVGIADLFLPAGAPVVETRGRNGVTNGMLRASSGDRYEGMPIVVLVDRGSASASEIVAGALQDLDRALILGASTFGKGSVQSLFSLSSGYVLKLTTARWFTPQGRSIERMGSGNLDLLTLTAGDSVAAAVVPEALEHLPITVTGAYVLPADTAGRPTVISVAGRTLYGGGGIVPDVLVRQDTLTTAEQEATRALFQEGGKFSLGLFSYVVEFLNERGTGNPDFEVTDADLVELHEVLRTERELELDLPTFLVAGRIVRFELESEIAARGWGALEGFRRTMQHDAPLQSAIELLRGADSPADLFTLAGRAGIATLGFSGGVGF from the coding sequence ATGCGACCCCCACGCGCTCTTTTTGGACCCGGTCTCGTCCTCCTGCTCACCCTCGTCACCGGGGGGTGGTTTCTCCGCCAGGGAGTGGCCCAGGACCAGAGCGCGGCGGATGCCCGCCTCTTCCAGGAAGTCGTCGAGCACATCGCCAACCAGTACGTGGATCCGGTGGACCGCAATGCCCTTTACGAGAATGCGATCAACGGGATCCTGACGGAGCTCGGGGACCCGAACACCGCGCTCATGACCGGCGAAACGTTCGAAAACTTCCGACTCCAGACCGAAGGGGACTACGGTGGGGTGGGTCTCGAGATTTCCGATCGCGACGACTTCATTACGGTCGTGAGCCCGCTTCCCAGCACGCCCGGCGCCCGGGCCGGCATCCGGGCGGGAGACGAGATCGTCGAGGTGGACGGCGCTTCGACGCGCGATTGGCCCGTCCAACAGGCGGTGCAGCTCCTCCGGGGCCGTCCGGGGACCGATGTCGAGGTCCGAATCGTGCGCCAGGGCGCGGACGATCCCATCGACTTCACGATCACGCGGGAGCGAATCCAGCTCTTCGCCGTCCCCTTCGCGACCCTTCTCGAGGGGACGATCGGCTACGTCCCGCTCGGACTCTTCAGCGAGAGCTCGACCGCCGAGGTGCGCGCCGCGGCGGATTCGCTCAGGAGCGCGGGCGCGACATCGCTCATCCTGGACCTTCGTGGAAATCCCGGGGGGATCCTGGATCAGGGGGTCGGGATCGCGGATCTCTTCCTCCCGGCCGGGGCGCCGGTCGTCGAGACGCGGGGACGGAACGGGGTGACGAACGGGATGCTCAGGGCCTCTTCCGGCGACCGATACGAAGGGATGCCGATCGTCGTCCTCGTGGACCGCGGAAGCGCATCGGCGTCGGAGATCGTCGCGGGGGCCCTTCAGGACCTGGACCGTGCCTTGATTCTCGGGGCGTCCACCTTCGGAAAAGGGTCGGTCCAGAGCCTCTTCTCCCTCTCGAGCGGATATGTGCTGAAGCTCACCACGGCGCGCTGGTTCACTCCGCAGGGCCGGTCCATCGAGCGGATGGGGTCCGGCAACCTCGACCTCCTCACCCTCACCGCAGGGGACTCGGTGGCCGCCGCCGTCGTCCCGGAAGCGCTGGAACACCTTCCGATCACGGTGACGGGGGCCTACGTCCTTCCGGCGGACACCGCCGGACGCCCGACCGTGATCTCGGTGGCCGGCCGCACCCTCTACGGGGGAGGCGGGATCGTCCCCGACGTCCTGGTGCGGCAGGACACGCTGACGACCGCCGAGCAGGAAGCCACGCGCGCGCTCTTCCAGGAAGGGGGCAAGTTCTCCCTCGGCCTCTTCAGCTACGTGGTCGAATTCCTGAACGAGCGCGGGACCGGGAATCCGGACTTCGAAGTGACGGACGCCGATCTCGTGGAGCTGCACGAAGTGCTGCGCACGGAGCGGGAGCTGGAGCTCGACTTGCCCACCTTCCTCGTCGCGGGACGCATCGTTCGTTTCGAGCTCGAGAGCGAAATCGCCGCGCGGGGGTGGGGCGCCCTCGAAGGGTTCCGGAGGACCATGCAGCACGACGCCCCGCTCCAGAGCGCCATCGAGCTTCTCCGCGGCGCGGACTCGCCGGCAGACCTCTTCACGCTGGCCGGTCGGGCCGGGATCGCGACGCTGGGGTTCTCGGGCGGGGTGGGCTTCTAA
- the prmC gene encoding peptide chain release factor N(5)-glutamine methyltransferase, with translation MKDASPRPGAAVALPAEGACWTVLHLVRWSAEYLKTKGIAGGRLDAELLLAEVLGMDRLHLYLDHDRPLEPEELARFRTTLLARARRQPLQYILGRAHFREVTLRTDPRVLIPRPETEELVGAVLARVGLWDRTGLRALDLGTGSGAIALSLALEGPFVQVVGTDASGGALDVARENAAHLGLEAKVELRLGDLFDPVASGEAFDVIVSNPPYVSEGELPGLEPEVREWEPREALVSGGEDGTAFTFALIEGAATRLSSGGLLALEVGVGRAGRIAEKIRGVGGFGPPEVLRDLARRERIVLATRLGPEA, from the coding sequence GTGAAGGACGCGTCGCCGCGCCCAGGCGCCGCCGTCGCGCTCCCTGCGGAGGGTGCGTGTTGGACGGTCCTCCATCTGGTCCGCTGGAGCGCCGAATACTTGAAAACAAAGGGGATCGCAGGGGGACGTCTCGACGCGGAACTCCTCCTTGCGGAGGTGCTCGGGATGGACCGGCTCCACCTCTACCTGGACCACGACCGCCCCCTCGAGCCCGAGGAGCTGGCCCGCTTCCGAACCACTCTCCTGGCTAGAGCGCGGCGGCAGCCTCTCCAGTACATTCTCGGGCGCGCGCACTTCCGGGAGGTCACCCTTCGAACCGACCCGCGAGTGCTGATCCCGCGTCCGGAAACGGAGGAATTGGTCGGGGCTGTGCTCGCCCGCGTGGGCCTCTGGGATCGGACCGGCCTGCGCGCGCTCGACCTGGGCACCGGGAGCGGGGCCATCGCCCTCTCCCTCGCCCTGGAGGGCCCCTTCGTGCAGGTTGTCGGAACCGATGCGTCGGGGGGTGCTCTCGACGTGGCGCGCGAAAACGCCGCGCACCTCGGGCTCGAAGCGAAGGTCGAGTTGCGCCTGGGCGACCTCTTCGACCCCGTGGCGTCGGGAGAGGCGTTCGATGTCATCGTGTCGAACCCTCCCTACGTTTCCGAAGGGGAGCTTCCGGGTCTCGAGCCGGAGGTCCGGGAGTGGGAACCTCGGGAAGCGCTGGTCTCCGGGGGGGAGGACGGGACGGCCTTCACCTTCGCTCTGATTGAAGGAGCGGCGACCCGGCTCAGTTCCGGCGGCCTCCTCGCCCTCGAAGTAGGGGTGGGGCGGGCGGGCCGAATCGCCGAAAAGATCCGCGGCGTGGGGGGCTTCGGTCCTCCGGAGGTTCTCCGGGATCTGGCGCGCCGGGAGCGAATCGTTCTGGCGACGCGGCTCGGGCCGGAGGCATGA
- a CDS encoding CDP-alcohol phosphatidyltransferase family protein — translation MQSLKVFKHIVYRIIDPVTRGLVRAGVHPNAVTTIGFAVTVMAGVFFHLDHVRWAGLFILIGGVIDIFDGQVARQSGLASKFGSFYDSTLDRISEIVVFLGLLSLYNQYGRELADVWMVYVIMLAMGGSLMVSYTRARAEALGLDCSEGLMQRAERVVLLGGSCLVVGLAWNGIVLRIVLIILAVTTIGTAIQRIVWVYQHARGVPLDPPRTNRSRADADEGFEAGQADPSQVRR, via the coding sequence ATGCAATCGCTGAAAGTCTTCAAGCACATCGTTTACCGGATCATAGACCCGGTCACGCGCGGGCTCGTGCGGGCAGGCGTGCATCCCAACGCGGTCACGACGATCGGGTTCGCCGTCACCGTGATGGCGGGGGTCTTTTTCCACCTCGATCACGTGCGTTGGGCGGGCCTCTTTATCCTGATCGGAGGGGTGATCGACATCTTCGACGGCCAGGTCGCGCGGCAGAGCGGGCTCGCCTCGAAGTTTGGATCGTTTTACGACTCCACTCTCGACCGGATCAGCGAGATCGTCGTTTTCCTCGGTCTCCTTTCCCTTTACAACCAGTACGGGAGGGAGCTGGCCGACGTCTGGATGGTCTACGTGATCATGCTCGCGATGGGGGGATCCCTCATGGTGAGCTACACGCGCGCGCGCGCCGAGGCGCTGGGGCTCGACTGCTCGGAAGGGCTCATGCAGCGGGCCGAGCGGGTCGTCCTTCTCGGGGGGAGCTGCCTCGTGGTCGGACTCGCGTGGAACGGGATCGTTCTCCGCATCGTCCTCATCATTCTAGCCGTCACGACGATCGGGACCGCGATCCAGCGCATCGTCTGGGTCTATCAGCACGCGAGGGGCGTCCCCCTCGATCCGCCTCGGACGAATCGGTCTCGGGCCGACGCGGATGAAGGATTCGAGGCCGGGCAAGCGGATCCATCCCAGGTCAGACGTTGA
- the dprA gene encoding DNA-processing protein DprA has protein sequence MEVGGPRDLTSAVELRALLVLRLLPGIGDRTALRLLRAQGSASRALALPAPAFAAAAGTGAERARGDGRIHARSDEVLESCARLGIRIVPFGGEEYPRSLHALVDPPPLLFLRGRRPLPGERTVAIVGSRRATPVGRRAAERLGRELSEAGVTVVSGMALGIDGAAHRGGLAGEGGTVAVLGSGPDRPHPPGNRGLFERILREGLVVSEFPPGEPARPYHFPRRNRLIAALARAVVVVEAAERSGALITVDHALDLGLDVFAVPGSVETPQAAGANALIRDGAHLLTRGEELMEVMGWSAPPRATLDALPAEASPGAGSGEAAIRTFAAALGQSPRSLEQLVEALGITASAVLAQLTRAEIAGTARRSGEGWVRGEPPRSEVRG, from the coding sequence GTGGAGGTCGGTGGACCGCGAGATCTGACCTCCGCCGTGGAGCTCCGCGCCCTCTTGGTCCTCCGGCTCCTCCCGGGGATCGGGGACCGGACGGCGCTCCGGCTTCTCCGCGCTCAGGGGTCGGCCAGCCGGGCGCTCGCCCTCCCGGCGCCCGCGTTCGCCGCCGCCGCCGGAACTGGCGCCGAGCGAGCCCGGGGGGACGGAAGGATTCATGCGAGGTCGGATGAAGTTCTGGAGTCGTGCGCCCGCCTCGGAATTCGGATCGTTCCCTTCGGCGGAGAGGAATACCCTCGCTCCCTCCACGCGCTCGTGGATCCTCCTCCCCTCCTCTTCCTCCGCGGACGCCGGCCTCTCCCCGGTGAGCGCACGGTCGCCATCGTCGGATCGCGGCGTGCGACGCCGGTGGGACGCCGCGCCGCGGAGCGGCTCGGAAGGGAGCTTTCGGAGGCGGGGGTGACCGTGGTGAGCGGGATGGCGCTTGGGATCGACGGGGCCGCGCATAGGGGCGGGCTTGCGGGTGAGGGCGGCACCGTCGCGGTCCTCGGGTCGGGGCCGGACCGTCCGCATCCTCCCGGAAACCGAGGGCTCTTCGAGCGAATCCTCCGCGAAGGACTGGTTGTGAGCGAATTCCCTCCGGGCGAGCCCGCTCGGCCTTATCACTTTCCGCGGCGGAATCGGCTCATCGCGGCCCTCGCGCGGGCGGTCGTGGTTGTTGAGGCCGCCGAGAGGAGCGGGGCCCTGATCACGGTGGACCACGCCCTCGATCTGGGCCTCGATGTCTTTGCGGTCCCGGGATCCGTCGAGACGCCCCAGGCCGCCGGCGCGAACGCGCTGATTCGAGACGGCGCCCACCTCCTCACGCGGGGGGAAGAACTCATGGAAGTGATGGGGTGGAGCGCCCCGCCGCGCGCGACGCTCGATGCCTTGCCCGCGGAGGCCTCGCCCGGAGCGGGTTCGGGAGAAGCGGCCATTCGGACGTTCGCTGCCGCCCTCGGTCAATCCCCGCGCTCGCTCGAGCAACTCGTCGAGGCGCTCGGCATCACCGCTTCCGCGGTGCTCGCCCAGCTCACGCGCGCGGAGATCGCGGGCACGGCGCGCCGCAGCGGAGAGGGTTGGGTGAGGGGCGAGCCTCCGCGCTCGGAGGTCCGAGGGTGA
- a CDS encoding YlbF family regulator, with amino-acid sequence MSRIQDMAKDLGQALGRTDEYQALKSAAEKVDDDRELVELRNQLERLESEMVALLQSGREPEQASRSRYELLAQDLQVRPSYQRLVAAQANFDKLLQKVNETISTGIREAAGSRIILP; translated from the coding sequence ATGTCCAGGATTCAGGACATGGCGAAGGATCTCGGCCAGGCCCTCGGGCGCACGGACGAGTATCAGGCGCTCAAGAGCGCGGCGGAGAAGGTGGACGATGACCGGGAGCTCGTCGAGCTTCGCAACCAACTCGAGCGGCTCGAGTCCGAGATGGTCGCACTGCTCCAGAGCGGACGGGAGCCGGAACAGGCCTCCCGGTCCCGCTACGAGCTGCTGGCGCAGGATCTCCAGGTGCGTCCCTCGTACCAGCGGCTCGTGGCGGCGCAGGCGAACTTCGACAAGCTCCTTCAAAAAGTGAACGAGACGATCTCCACCGGGATTCGGGAAGCGGCCGGCAGCCGGATCATCCTCCCCTGA
- a CDS encoding asparaginase, producing MTSVLVLRGSVVESRHRIHAAVAGPGGELEASVGDPGFVTFLRSAAKPFQALPLIEEGAAAAFGIPPEELALCCGSHSAEPEHVTGVRSLLARTGIPEPALECGPHAPMNESAARALRETGEAPKPIHNNCSGKHAGMLALASHLGWELQGYSRAGHPVQERMRTEVARWTGVPAEAIGTGVDGCGVVCFAIPLLAGARGYARLAAAAAEGAVAPREVVEAMTGHPWMVGGTGRLCTGIAEATGGKVFAKVGAEGVYCAGVRDGALGIALKVEDGARRAAEVALVQILHLLGLLSEGARAALAGSLRPAIRNTRGEIVGFVEPAFELARPKGTRAGRPAARSAE from the coding sequence ATGACATCGGTGCTGGTCCTGCGCGGATCGGTCGTCGAATCTCGGCACCGGATCCATGCCGCGGTGGCCGGGCCGGGCGGTGAGCTCGAGGCGTCGGTGGGAGATCCGGGGTTCGTGACCTTTCTGCGGTCGGCGGCCAAGCCCTTCCAGGCGCTCCCGCTCATCGAAGAGGGAGCGGCGGCGGCCTTTGGAATTCCGCCGGAGGAGCTCGCCCTCTGCTGCGGTTCACACAGCGCCGAGCCCGAACATGTGACCGGCGTGCGTAGCCTCCTGGCACGGACCGGGATTCCGGAGCCGGCCCTGGAATGTGGTCCACATGCGCCGATGAACGAGAGTGCGGCCCGGGCGCTCCGCGAGACGGGAGAGGCGCCGAAGCCGATCCACAACAACTGTTCGGGCAAACACGCCGGAATGCTGGCACTTGCAAGCCATCTCGGGTGGGAGCTCCAGGGGTATTCCCGGGCGGGTCACCCCGTCCAGGAACGAATGCGTACCGAAGTCGCCCGATGGACGGGAGTGCCGGCCGAAGCGATCGGGACGGGCGTGGATGGGTGCGGAGTCGTCTGCTTCGCGATTCCCCTCCTGGCCGGAGCCCGCGGCTATGCCAGGCTGGCGGCCGCCGCGGCCGAGGGCGCGGTTGCGCCGCGGGAGGTGGTGGAGGCGATGACCGGACACCCGTGGATGGTCGGCGGGACCGGTCGCCTCTGCACGGGCATCGCGGAGGCGACGGGGGGGAAGGTGTTCGCGAAGGTGGGCGCGGAGGGGGTCTACTGCGCCGGCGTGCGCGACGGGGCGCTGGGGATCGCACTCAAGGTGGAAGACGGGGCGCGCCGCGCTGCGGAGGTGGCGCTGGTCCAAATCCTTCACCTCCTTGGCCTGCTCTCGGAGGGCGCTCGAGCCGCGCTCGCGGGGAGTCTGCGCCCCGCTATCCGCAACACCCGTGGGGAGATCGTGGGTTTCGTGGAGCCCGCCTTCGAGCTGGCGCGACCCAAAGGGACGCGGGCGGGACGCCCGGCGGCGCGGAGCGCGGAGTGA
- a CDS encoding carboxymuconolactone decarboxylase family protein, translating into MSAETLAPELAGLVRLSGALATRDSATIRGEMAAALDVCVPDEVEEAILQSYLFLGYPAALAAFGLWRELSGRPAPPRRKDDRESWRTRGDRVCRAVYGRQFEALRRNVAALHVELGDWMVEEGYGKVLGREGLGFPARELCIVGLLAVLHAPDQLHSHLRGALAVGVDPGAVEAALREADPYLMPEAHEAAWSRWREVIGRRRGSHETAPGTGNAPGGPSEPDSAPGR; encoded by the coding sequence GTGAGCGCGGAGACGCTCGCGCCGGAGCTGGCGGGCCTCGTTCGCTTGAGCGGAGCGTTGGCCACGCGGGACTCGGCGACGATTCGCGGCGAGATGGCCGCAGCGCTGGACGTCTGCGTTCCGGACGAGGTCGAGGAAGCGATCCTCCAGTCCTACCTCTTTCTCGGGTATCCGGCGGCCCTGGCCGCCTTTGGGCTCTGGCGAGAGCTCTCGGGGCGCCCCGCGCCGCCGCGGCGCAAAGACGACCGGGAGTCGTGGCGGACCCGGGGGGACCGCGTCTGCCGCGCCGTGTACGGGCGCCAGTTCGAGGCGCTCCGCCGAAACGTCGCGGCCCTTCACGTGGAGCTGGGAGATTGGATGGTGGAGGAAGGATACGGAAAGGTTTTGGGCCGGGAGGGGCTGGGATTTCCCGCGAGGGAGCTCTGCATCGTCGGGCTTCTCGCGGTGCTTCATGCGCCCGACCAGCTTCATTCGCACCTCCGGGGCGCGTTGGCCGTGGGTGTCGATCCGGGAGCGGTCGAGGCGGCCTTGCGCGAGGCGGATCCTTATCTGATGCCGGAAGCGCATGAAGCGGCGTGGTCCCGCTGGCGGGAAGTCATCGGCCGGCGGCGAGGCTCCCACGAGACAGCCCCGGGAACAGGAAACGCGCCGGGTGGGCCTTCGGAGCCTGACTCCGCGCCGGGGAGGTGA
- a CDS encoding inositol-3-phosphate synthase, with product MTDRPEIPPAKGRLGILLPGFGAVATTMVAGVEAVRRGLATPVGSLSQLNRIRLGKRTEGRNPLIKDFLSLATLDDLVFGAWDPIPDDGYASAKNAGVLEPRHIEPIEDFLRSIKPMPAVFDREYVRRLDGTNVKTGKNKLDLAEQLREDIRRFSSDNDCDRLVMIWCGSTEIFLRPGPAHASIEAFESAMKANDPAIAPSMIYAYAAIMEGIPYANGAPNLSADFPALEQLAEERGVPIAGKDYKTGQTLMKTILAPGFKARMLGVDGWFSTNILGNRDGAVLDDPDSFKTKEESKLGVLEHILQPDLYPDLYGKLYHKVRINYYPPRGDNKEGWDNIDITGWMGYPMQIKVDFLCRDSILAAPIVLDLALFLDLAKRAGMGGIQEWLSFYFKSPQTAPGLYPEHDLFIQHKKLKNTLRWLGGEEPLTHLGREYYENE from the coding sequence GTGACCGATAGACCGGAGATTCCACCCGCGAAGGGCCGCCTCGGCATTCTCCTTCCCGGATTCGGGGCGGTGGCGACCACCATGGTCGCGGGTGTGGAGGCGGTGCGAAGGGGGCTCGCAACGCCTGTGGGATCCCTCAGCCAGCTGAACAGGATCCGTCTCGGGAAGCGCACGGAGGGGCGGAACCCGCTCATCAAAGACTTCCTCTCCCTCGCGACGCTCGACGACCTGGTTTTCGGCGCCTGGGATCCGATCCCCGACGACGGTTACGCGAGCGCGAAAAACGCGGGTGTCCTGGAGCCGCGCCACATCGAGCCGATCGAGGATTTCCTCCGCTCTATCAAGCCGATGCCCGCGGTGTTCGACCGTGAATACGTGCGGCGGCTGGATGGGACGAACGTCAAGACGGGGAAAAACAAGCTCGATCTCGCAGAGCAGCTTCGCGAAGACATCCGACGTTTCTCCTCGGACAACGACTGCGACCGTCTCGTCATGATCTGGTGCGGGTCCACGGAGATCTTTCTCCGCCCCGGTCCGGCGCACGCTTCCATCGAAGCCTTCGAATCGGCGATGAAGGCGAACGATCCCGCGATCGCGCCGAGCATGATCTACGCATACGCGGCGATCATGGAGGGGATTCCCTACGCGAATGGGGCCCCGAACCTCTCCGCCGATTTCCCCGCCCTGGAACAGCTCGCCGAGGAACGCGGGGTCCCAATCGCGGGGAAGGATTACAAGACGGGGCAGACCCTCATGAAGACGATCCTGGCGCCTGGCTTCAAGGCGCGGATGCTGGGGGTAGATGGGTGGTTTTCGACGAACATTCTCGGGAACCGGGACGGCGCGGTCCTGGACGATCCGGATTCGTTCAAGACGAAGGAGGAGTCGAAGCTCGGCGTCCTCGAACACATCCTCCAGCCCGACCTCTACCCGGACCTCTACGGGAAGCTCTACCACAAGGTGCGGATCAACTACTATCCCCCGCGGGGCGACAACAAGGAGGGATGGGACAACATCGACATCACCGGGTGGATGGGGTACCCGATGCAGATCAAAGTGGACTTCCTCTGCCGCGACTCGATCCTCGCGGCCCCGATCGTCCTCGACCTCGCGCTTTTCCTCGATCTCGCCAAGCGCGCGGGAATGGGCGGGATCCAGGAGTGGCTCTCCTTTTACTTCAAGAGCCCGCAGACCGCTCCCGGCCTCTATCCCGAGCACGATCTCTTCATCCAGCACAAGAAGCTGAAGAACACCCTGCGTTGGCTGGGGGGGGAGGAGCCGCTGACCCACCTCGGCCGGGAGTACTACGAAAATGAGTGA